A genomic segment from Treponema sp. Marseille-Q3903 encodes:
- a CDS encoding VirB3 family type IV secretion system protein encodes MEKDSVFNYATPIHKSLIQDDVDLGIGIAPVVLIVIITIVLMRLVSIWCMFAGFALFIIAKISIRKDPHLLEALFERLFTPEVYRS; translated from the coding sequence ATGGAAAAAGACAGTGTTTTTAACTATGCAACCCCTATTCATAAAAGCCTTATTCAGGATGATGTGGACTTGGGAATCGGAATTGCACCTGTAGTTTTAATTGTAATAATCACAATCGTTCTTATGCGCCTTGTAAGTATCTGGTGTATGTTTGCAGGTTTTGCACTTTTCATTATCGCAAAAATTTCAATTAGGAAAGACCCGCATTTGCTTGAAGCTTTGTTTGAGCGTCTGTTTACTCCCGAAGTCTATAGGAGTTAA
- a CDS encoding TrbC/VirB2 family protein, with product MREINVISEKEKAVLAWKKFFMFALIMVMAVVPIFAGNGSSATGIDSAVEKVTSFLSSGVITAVCLIALVVEGVGVVLMGKQGADIQSIIGKFSPWVVGTVVLLSANGICNYFLSDLSFSKN from the coding sequence ATGAGAGAAATCAACGTAATTTCTGAAAAAGAAAAAGCAGTATTAGCATGGAAAAAGTTTTTCATGTTCGCTCTTATTATGGTTATGGCAGTAGTTCCGATTTTTGCCGGCAATGGGTCTAGTGCAACAGGAATTGATTCTGCAGTTGAAAAAGTAACTTCATTTCTTTCATCAGGTGTGATTACTGCGGTGTGTTTAATTGCCCTAGTAGTTGAAGGAGTTGGTGTTGTTTTAATGGGAAAGCAGGGAGCGGATATACAGTCAATTATCGGCAAGTTTTCTCCGTGGGTAGTCGGAACTGTAGTTCTTCTTTCCGCTAACGGAATCTGCAACTACTTCCTTTCCGACCTTTCATTCAGCAAAAATTAA